In Microbacterium cremeum, a genomic segment contains:
- a CDS encoding ABC transporter permease, protein MKALRWTAVTFAVPVVLLCLWQLYAEISQNFYFPSPLSIAGVIPQTWLEGRLTDDVLPSLTRLVIGYVCALVIGIALGIFVGTFRRLRLFAEPVFELFRAIPPPVLVPIIMLFTGFGTGMQITVIAFGSVWPILINSIEGVRGIDLTQVDTAKSYRIGGLRRLLTVTIPSAGPKVFVGARQALSIAIIMMVISEMFASSNGIGFNIIQFQRLFQIKEMWSGIILLGIVGVVANIVFKLVERRMLRWYVGMQTLER, encoded by the coding sequence ATGAAAGCCCTCCGCTGGACCGCCGTGACCTTCGCCGTCCCCGTCGTGCTGCTGTGCCTGTGGCAGCTGTACGCCGAGATCAGCCAGAACTTCTACTTCCCGTCTCCGTTGTCGATCGCCGGAGTGATCCCGCAGACGTGGCTGGAGGGCCGTCTGACCGACGACGTGCTGCCGAGTCTGACCCGCCTCGTGATCGGCTACGTCTGCGCGCTCGTGATTGGCATCGCGCTCGGCATCTTCGTCGGGACGTTCCGCCGTCTCCGGCTGTTCGCCGAACCGGTCTTCGAGCTGTTCCGTGCCATCCCGCCGCCGGTGCTGGTGCCGATCATCATGCTCTTCACCGGGTTCGGCACGGGCATGCAGATCACCGTCATCGCCTTCGGGAGCGTGTGGCCCATCCTCATCAACTCGATCGAGGGCGTCCGTGGCATCGACCTGACGCAGGTCGACACGGCGAAGTCGTATCGGATCGGTGGGCTGCGGCGCCTGCTCACCGTGACGATCCCGTCCGCCGGACCCAAGGTGTTCGTCGGCGCACGCCAGGCGCTGTCGATCGCGATCATCATGATGGTGATCAGCGAGATGTTCGCCTCGAGCAACGGTATCGGCTTCAACATCATCCAGTTCCAGCGACTCTTCCAGATCAAGGAGATGTGGAGCGGGATCATCCTGCTCGGCATCGTCGGAGTCGTCGCGAACATCGTCTTCAAGCTCGTTGAGCGTCGCATGCTCCGCTGGTACGTCGGCATGCAGACGCTGGAAAGGTGA
- a CDS encoding ABC transporter permease encodes MAAPATSPTTTIRLRHHAKRATNLEPLCWGLAGIATLAVLLQFLPSSGAVDPAYFPPLTEVLGALGELARTSAFWQALGATLLGWSVGLSIAIVAGVGLGVIVASMPTVDRLLTSTIEFLRPIPSVALVPIAALLFGTTMQATLLLVVFASLWPVLLQVIYGVRDVDRVALDTARTYRFGTFRTVREVVWPSMMPYLIVGVRLAAAVALILEITGELVIGSPGLGKLIALAQSSAAVPMMYALVLVTAVLGVVVNVGTRLLEGRLLFWHASVRSEVR; translated from the coding sequence ATGGCAGCACCCGCCACCTCGCCGACGACGACGATCCGCCTGCGGCACCACGCCAAGCGCGCGACGAACCTCGAGCCGCTCTGCTGGGGACTCGCCGGCATCGCCACGCTCGCGGTGCTGCTGCAGTTCCTGCCGTCGTCCGGCGCGGTCGACCCGGCCTACTTCCCACCGCTGACGGAGGTGCTCGGCGCTCTGGGCGAGCTCGCACGGACCTCGGCGTTCTGGCAGGCGCTGGGAGCGACGCTGCTCGGATGGAGCGTCGGCCTGTCGATCGCGATCGTCGCCGGCGTCGGCCTCGGCGTCATCGTCGCGAGCATGCCGACGGTCGACCGCCTGCTGACCTCGACGATCGAGTTCCTGCGCCCCATCCCGTCGGTCGCGCTCGTCCCGATCGCGGCTCTGCTGTTCGGCACCACGATGCAGGCGACGCTCCTGCTCGTCGTGTTCGCGAGCCTGTGGCCCGTGCTCCTTCAGGTCATCTACGGCGTACGCGATGTCGATCGCGTCGCACTCGACACCGCGCGCACCTACCGCTTCGGCACGTTTCGCACGGTGCGCGAGGTGGTGTGGCCGAGCATGATGCCCTATCTCATCGTCGGTGTGCGGCTCGCCGCGGCCGTGGCTCTCATCCTCGAGATCACCGGCGAGCTTGTCATCGGCTCCCCGGGACTGGGCAAGCTCATCGCGCTCGCGCAGTCCTCGGCGGCCGTGCCCATGATGTACGCGCTCGTGCTCGTGACGGCGGTCCTGGGTGTCGTCGTCAACGTCGGCACACGGCTTCTCGAAGGACGCCTGCTTTTCTGGCACGCCTCGGTGCGGTCGGAGGTGCGCTGA
- a CDS encoding dihydroxyacetone kinase family protein: protein MKKIINAPGDVIEDYISGLVGASPHLARVAGWPVVVRTPSDRKDDERVALVSGGGSGHEPAHAGYVGRGMLDAAVLGPVFTSPSVDAVYAAIRAVATRAGVLLIVKNYTGDRLNFGLAAELARADGIRVEMVVVADDAALGDASRAGRRGLTATVLVHKLAGAAAERGWDLSRIVAAAGGFVAGAATMGVSLGPCFVPGAAAPNFTLGADEIEWGLGIHGEAGAECGPIVPSAAIAARLVDTVVGDSRFDPGTEVVALVNALGGTPDLDLRILQGDILRELAARDLSVRMTWAGPFLTSLEMPGASLTVAQVGAEELALLADEVNVLAFPRVSQVLDPARPLTVPGPPAFEVPLPASGGGSPDPVVARTGDVVEGIARALIAAEPHLTELDRTVGDGDLGVNLARAAETFLATGDALRAHHGVERYLAAVSDLLRHVVGGTSGPLYSLLVLTIAEELRGRPVPTPADWIRALAAGVARIREVGGAAPGDSTMIDALQPAVDVLQSQHRASGILSLAVAAARAGADSTASLTPSLGRSSYVGERAVGVPDPGAVAVAIQFEAAQAVLRGGRS from the coding sequence ATGAAGAAGATCATCAACGCCCCCGGCGACGTCATCGAGGATTACATCTCGGGACTCGTCGGAGCGTCCCCGCACCTAGCCCGCGTGGCAGGCTGGCCCGTCGTGGTCCGCACGCCGTCCGACCGCAAGGATGACGAGCGGGTCGCGCTGGTCAGCGGAGGCGGCTCGGGTCACGAACCCGCCCACGCCGGCTACGTGGGGCGAGGGATGCTGGATGCCGCCGTGCTGGGCCCCGTCTTCACGTCGCCGTCGGTCGACGCCGTCTACGCCGCGATCCGCGCGGTGGCGACGCGCGCGGGCGTGCTGCTCATCGTGAAGAACTACACGGGAGACCGCCTGAACTTCGGCCTCGCGGCCGAGCTCGCGCGCGCCGACGGCATCCGAGTGGAGATGGTCGTCGTCGCCGACGACGCGGCGCTCGGGGACGCTTCGCGCGCGGGCCGGCGGGGGCTGACCGCCACGGTCCTCGTCCACAAGCTCGCCGGCGCCGCCGCCGAACGCGGATGGGATCTCTCGCGCATCGTGGCGGCCGCCGGCGGGTTCGTCGCCGGCGCCGCCACGATGGGCGTCTCGCTCGGGCCGTGCTTCGTACCCGGCGCGGCCGCGCCGAACTTCACGCTCGGCGCCGACGAGATCGAGTGGGGCCTGGGCATCCACGGCGAGGCGGGGGCTGAATGCGGCCCGATAGTGCCGAGCGCGGCGATCGCCGCGCGGCTCGTCGACACGGTCGTGGGCGACAGTCGCTTCGATCCGGGCACGGAGGTCGTCGCGCTCGTCAACGCCCTGGGCGGCACGCCCGACCTCGATCTGCGCATCCTCCAGGGCGACATCCTGCGCGAGCTCGCGGCGCGCGACCTCTCGGTGCGGATGACCTGGGCGGGGCCCTTCCTCACTTCGCTCGAGATGCCCGGCGCTTCGCTGACCGTCGCCCAGGTCGGTGCAGAGGAGCTCGCGCTGCTCGCCGACGAAGTGAACGTGCTCGCCTTCCCTCGCGTTTCACAGGTGCTCGATCCCGCCCGCCCGCTGACGGTGCCGGGGCCGCCGGCCTTCGAGGTGCCTCTGCCGGCATCGGGGGGCGGGTCGCCCGATCCCGTCGTGGCGCGCACCGGCGACGTCGTCGAGGGGATCGCGCGTGCGCTCATCGCGGCCGAACCACACCTCACCGAGCTCGACCGCACCGTCGGTGACGGCGATCTGGGGGTCAACCTCGCCCGCGCCGCCGAGACGTTCCTCGCGACGGGCGACGCCTTGCGCGCCCATCACGGCGTCGAGCGTTACCTCGCCGCCGTGTCGGACCTGCTCCGGCACGTGGTCGGGGGAACGTCCGGGCCCCTCTACAGCCTGCTCGTGCTCACCATCGCCGAGGAGCTGCGGGGGCGCCCGGTGCCCACCCCCGCGGACTGGATCCGCGCGCTCGCGGCAGGGGTGGCCCGGATCAGGGAGGTCGGCGGGGCGGCGCCCGGAGACAGCACGATGATCGACGCGCTGCAGCCGGCCGTGGACGTGCTCCAGTCGCAGCACCGGGCGTCCGGCATCCTCTCGCTCGCCGTCGCCGCGGCCCGCGCAGGTGCCGACTCGACCGCGTCGCTCACCCCGTCGCTCGGCCGTAGCAGCTACGTCGGCGAACGCGCCGTCGGGGTGCCCGATCCCGGGGCGGTGGCGGTCGCCATCCAGTTCGAGGCCGCGCAGGCGGTCCTGAGAGGAGGAAGGAGCTGA
- a CDS encoding ABC transporter substrate-binding protein encodes MKRSLNALAGLAIAALALTACSSGDPGSPSASPDAEEVRTVNIGAVPVVDVAALYIGQNEGYFAEEGLELNIEFGQGSAAMIPALMNGQYDIQYGGSVNLLQAVGSGLPLVAIAAGGRTTGVEGEDHGGVVVASGSDIQSAKDLEGKAVAVNALRGLHEVFLWRAIKNDGGDPTKVNFVELGFADMGPALAAGQIDAASTAEPFLGILLSEGNRLVSSLYVEADPDLVTAMYFVTDETVAKDRDLIERFNRALEKSFAYADGHPDAVRAELTNFTKIDPAVIDTMVLTNFSWGLNYDDLLLIADLAADAGTLEDPEAAAEKTGAFVLAE; translated from the coding sequence ATGAAACGATCACTGAATGCGCTCGCGGGACTCGCGATCGCGGCACTCGCTCTCACCGCCTGCAGCTCGGGCGACCCCGGATCGCCGTCGGCGAGCCCGGATGCCGAAGAAGTGCGGACGGTCAACATCGGGGCGGTTCCGGTCGTCGACGTCGCCGCCTTGTACATCGGCCAGAACGAGGGGTACTTCGCAGAAGAGGGCCTCGAGCTCAACATCGAGTTCGGGCAGGGCTCCGCCGCGATGATCCCCGCCCTCATGAACGGCCAGTACGACATCCAGTACGGCGGTTCGGTAAACCTGCTGCAGGCAGTCGGGTCGGGCCTGCCGCTCGTCGCGATCGCTGCGGGCGGTCGCACCACCGGCGTCGAGGGCGAGGACCACGGCGGCGTCGTGGTGGCCTCCGGCAGCGACATCCAGTCCGCGAAGGACCTCGAGGGCAAGGCGGTCGCCGTCAACGCACTCAGGGGACTTCACGAGGTGTTCCTGTGGCGCGCCATCAAGAACGACGGCGGCGACCCGACGAAGGTCAACTTCGTCGAGCTCGGGTTCGCCGACATGGGCCCGGCGCTCGCGGCGGGCCAGATCGACGCGGCATCGACCGCCGAGCCGTTCCTCGGCATCCTCCTCTCCGAGGGCAACCGACTCGTCTCCAGCCTCTACGTCGAGGCCGATCCCGACCTCGTCACGGCCATGTACTTCGTCACCGACGAGACCGTCGCGAAGGACCGCGACCTCATCGAGCGTTTCAACCGCGCGCTGGAGAAGTCCTTCGCGTACGCCGACGGCCACCCCGACGCCGTGCGGGCCGAGCTGACGAACTTCACGAAGATCGACCCCGCTGTCATCGACACGATGGTGCTCACGAACTTCTCGTGGGGGCTCAACTACGACGACCTGCTGCTGATCGCGGATCTCGCCGCGGATGCGGGCACGCTCGAAGACCCCGAGGCCGCCGCCGAGAAGACCGGCGCGTTCGTCCTCGCCGAGTGA
- a CDS encoding cytochrome P450: protein MTADPVVSDLDPFSFASLGAPQDTDERIRESGEVIRLDKYDVWFTGRYELCEQIFRDYETFESSAGTGITNTKKTENWRKPSVILENDPPSHTKYRRIMTSILSQRVVRRLTDGFQAQADALVDSVIGKGDFDAAKELAEPYPLQVLPDAVGLQPDGRQHLLPYSNLNFQAMGPRNELYTAAAEAAEEAAAFVNWQMRREALAPGGLGHTIYGYVDEGEITEEDAGMLVRTFLSAGVDTTIFGIQFTIKALAENPQAWTALRADPSLARKAFEEGLRWNAPSPYIGRTTARETVLGGTRIGQGEKVIMALAAANRDPRHWERPDVYDLDRDPSGHLAFGTGIHGCVGQMMARMEATCLLSALARRVETIELVAEPEPFYSNWLRGFESLPVRVTAA, encoded by the coding sequence GTGACAGCCGACCCCGTCGTCAGCGACCTCGATCCCTTCTCGTTCGCCAGTCTGGGTGCGCCGCAAGACACCGACGAGCGCATCCGCGAGTCGGGCGAGGTGATCCGCCTCGACAAGTACGACGTCTGGTTCACCGGGCGCTACGAGCTGTGCGAGCAGATCTTCCGCGATTACGAGACCTTCGAGTCGTCGGCCGGCACCGGCATCACCAACACGAAGAAGACCGAGAACTGGCGCAAGCCGAGCGTGATCCTCGAGAACGACCCGCCGTCCCACACGAAATACCGACGCATCATGACCTCGATCCTCAGCCAGCGCGTCGTGCGACGGCTGACGGACGGATTCCAGGCGCAGGCCGACGCACTCGTGGACAGCGTCATCGGCAAGGGCGATTTCGACGCGGCCAAAGAGCTCGCAGAGCCCTACCCGCTGCAGGTGCTGCCCGACGCCGTGGGCCTGCAGCCGGACGGGCGGCAGCACCTCCTTCCTTACTCGAACCTCAACTTCCAGGCGATGGGCCCGCGAAACGAGCTGTACACCGCGGCCGCGGAGGCGGCCGAGGAGGCGGCCGCGTTCGTGAACTGGCAGATGCGTCGCGAGGCGCTCGCGCCGGGCGGGCTCGGCCACACGATCTACGGCTACGTCGACGAGGGCGAGATCACCGAAGAGGACGCCGGCATGCTCGTGCGCACGTTCCTTTCTGCGGGAGTGGACACGACGATCTTCGGCATCCAGTTCACCATCAAGGCCCTCGCCGAGAACCCGCAGGCATGGACGGCTCTTCGGGCCGACCCCTCGCTGGCGCGCAAGGCCTTCGAAGAGGGGCTGCGCTGGAACGCGCCGAGCCCATATATCGGGCGCACGACAGCGCGCGAGACGGTCCTCGGCGGCACCCGCATCGGTCAGGGCGAGAAGGTCATCATGGCGCTCGCCGCCGCCAACCGCGATCCGCGGCACTGGGAGCGTCCCGATGTCTACGACCTCGACCGGGACCCCTCCGGGCACCTGGCATTCGGCACGGGCATTCACGGATGCGTCGGCCAGATGATGGCGCGCATGGAGGCCACCTGCCTCCTGAGCGCCCTCGCGCGGCGCGTCGAAACCATCGAACTCGTCGCGGAGCCCGAGCCGTTCTACTCGAACTGGCTGCGCGGCTTCGAATCCCTGCCCGTCCGCGTGACGGCGGCCTGA
- a CDS encoding MarR family winged helix-turn-helix transcriptional regulator, which yields MTKRAKEIDERAAAMGLVVEPLPYTIDRDTYTPALLALLSNLLVWGGSRVFYHLHGIGTNEWRIVSALGNHPGSTAAELCEVLGINKSIASKSVNALLSRGFIEQLGGPRGSRYLYLTPEGNILHDELMPIALRRQEILHESLDADEVAQLNRLLVRMLDSIDSMQQYEHDMLGTKPR from the coding sequence ATGACCAAGCGCGCGAAGGAGATCGACGAACGCGCCGCGGCGATGGGACTCGTCGTCGAGCCCCTGCCGTACACGATCGACCGCGACACCTACACGCCCGCACTCCTCGCCCTGCTGAGCAATCTGCTGGTTTGGGGGGGCTCACGCGTCTTCTACCATCTGCACGGGATCGGCACCAACGAGTGGCGGATCGTCAGCGCGCTCGGCAATCACCCGGGGTCGACGGCCGCCGAGCTGTGCGAGGTGCTGGGGATCAACAAGTCGATCGCGTCCAAGAGCGTCAACGCGCTGCTCTCGCGCGGATTCATCGAGCAGCTCGGCGGTCCGCGGGGCTCGCGCTACCTGTACCTCACACCCGAGGGAAACATCCTCCACGACGAGCTCATGCCGATCGCGCTCAGGCGCCAGGAGATCCTGCACGAGTCGCTGGACGCCGACGAGGTCGCCCAGCTCAACCGTCTGCTGGTGCGAATGCTGGACTCGATCGACTCGATGCAGCAGTACGAGCACGACATGCTGGGCACGAAGCCCCGGTGA
- a CDS encoding sugar phosphate isomerase/epimerase family protein, translating to MTHPLSCHLNVFVPDVRDEATSSALDVIADAGFSHVGLPPFVPAEELPLLARRLGERGLEPIPFVVQRADADVSSADPGVRSAGRRALDDAVEVASALGATRLTGVPYAAYGHATRWTPDDRARAAQEVARFAAVAADRGITVSIEVLNRYETSALTTAAQGLAFLEECGSEHLRLHLDGFHMLIEEADVAAAIAAARPVLGVLEFGQSGRGALQDGGLDVAAAVRAAVADGYDGAIAFEAFSRSVLPESADRLRLWRDVGASPATLAREAARLLGDAVAAGVRARELARTTDAAPQAVPA from the coding sequence ATGACCCATCCGCTCAGCTGTCATCTGAACGTCTTCGTCCCCGATGTGCGCGACGAGGCGACATCCTCCGCTCTTGACGTCATCGCTGACGCGGGCTTCTCGCACGTGGGGCTCCCGCCCTTCGTTCCGGCCGAAGAGCTGCCGCTCCTGGCCCGGCGGCTTGGCGAGCGCGGTCTCGAGCCGATCCCGTTCGTCGTGCAGCGCGCCGACGCCGACGTGTCCTCCGCCGACCCCGGCGTGCGCTCGGCAGGCCGGCGCGCGCTCGACGACGCGGTCGAGGTGGCGAGTGCGCTCGGAGCGACGCGCCTCACCGGTGTCCCCTATGCGGCCTACGGCCACGCGACGCGGTGGACGCCGGACGACCGTGCCCGGGCGGCGCAGGAGGTCGCGCGGTTCGCCGCGGTCGCCGCCGATCGCGGGATCACCGTCAGCATCGAGGTGCTCAACCGCTACGAGACGTCGGCGCTGACGACCGCGGCGCAGGGCCTGGCGTTCCTCGAGGAGTGCGGGTCGGAGCATCTGCGCCTCCACCTCGACGGATTCCACATGCTCATCGAAGAGGCGGACGTCGCCGCGGCGATCGCCGCGGCGAGGCCCGTCCTCGGCGTCCTCGAGTTCGGCCAGTCCGGTCGCGGCGCGCTGCAGGACGGCGGTCTCGATGTCGCCGCCGCCGTGCGCGCCGCGGTGGCGGACGGCTACGACGGCGCGATCGCATTCGAGGCGTTCTCGCGGTCAGTGCTGCCCGAATCCGCCGACCGGCTGCGGTTGTGGCGGGACGTCGGCGCCTCTCCTGCGACTCTCGCACGCGAGGCCGCGCGCCTCCTGGGGGACGCGGTCGCGGCGGGGGTGCGGGCGCGCGAGCTCGCCCGGACGACGGATGCCGCACCCCAGGCGGTGCCCGCATGA
- a CDS encoding PaaX family transcriptional regulator C-terminal domain-containing protein — MSTSVAASVLGDGTGESSVLARKPRRLLLAFFGEYVCDRYFEPLRASVLIGVLEGAGVAASAVRTNLDRMVHSGVLERRRLGREIGFELTEHGSEVLREASGRVNGPAPFEPQGDGWTLVTFSVPEHLRDLRHRLRAALTWAGFAVLRDGLWIAPGAVDLAAALGAIIPDLPPAAVNAFAASELDGFPMADAVRVAWDVERIRGAHHEFIEHWEREDAASELPPLTARTLLVADWLALLRADPRLPRQYMGDDWPADRSFELFTRRHREFAFPAVRDFAALVG, encoded by the coding sequence GTGAGCACGTCCGTCGCGGCGAGCGTGCTCGGCGACGGCACGGGGGAATCCTCGGTCCTCGCCCGCAAGCCGCGCCGGCTGCTGCTGGCGTTCTTCGGAGAGTACGTGTGCGACCGCTACTTCGAGCCGCTGCGCGCGAGCGTCCTGATCGGAGTGCTCGAGGGCGCCGGGGTCGCAGCATCGGCGGTGCGGACGAACCTGGACCGCATGGTGCACAGCGGCGTGCTCGAGCGGCGGCGCCTCGGGCGCGAGATCGGGTTCGAGCTCACCGAGCACGGCAGCGAGGTGCTGCGCGAGGCATCCGGTCGTGTCAACGGCCCCGCGCCGTTCGAGCCCCAGGGCGACGGGTGGACGCTGGTCACCTTCAGCGTGCCGGAGCACCTGCGGGATCTGCGGCACCGCCTTCGCGCGGCGCTGACGTGGGCGGGATTCGCTGTGCTGCGCGACGGCCTGTGGATCGCCCCGGGTGCCGTCGACCTCGCCGCCGCACTGGGCGCCATCATCCCCGACCTTCCTCCCGCGGCCGTGAACGCCTTCGCCGCCTCGGAGCTCGACGGGTTCCCGATGGCCGACGCGGTCCGCGTCGCGTGGGACGTGGAGCGCATCCGTGGCGCCCATCACGAGTTCATCGAGCACTGGGAGCGGGAGGACGCGGCATCCGAGCTCCCTCCCCTCACCGCGCGCACGCTGCTGGTGGCGGACTGGCTCGCGCTGCTGCGCGCCGACCCGCGCCTGCCGCGGCAGTACATGGGCGACGACTGGCCCGCCGACCGCTCGTTCGAGCTGTTCACGCGGCGGCATCGCGAGTTCGCGTTCCCAGCCGTGCGCGACTTCGCCGCGCTCGTCGGCTGA
- a CDS encoding ABC transporter ATP-binding protein, whose amino-acid sequence MPESLGTAQTGPTAQTLLTVEHLRKVYESSTGNVEAIGDISFTMGAGQLVCIVGPSGCGKTTLLKCIAGLLGPTSGVVELHGRRVTAPPPNMALVFQEYGRSLYPWLTVRGNVELPLKHKKLSRADRDRLIDDALTAVGLEHAAGSYPWQLSGGMQQRVAIARAVAYQPEVLIMDEPFAAVDAQTRADLEDLVRTLHRERGMSILFVTHDIDESVYLGERVIVLSKSPTWVQEDLAIDLDADRDQITTRALPRFTELRTHVYEQIQRAKRGEAVRPGTSAA is encoded by the coding sequence GTGCCTGAATCGCTTGGAACTGCCCAGACGGGTCCCACCGCACAGACGCTCCTCACGGTCGAGCATCTGCGCAAGGTCTACGAGTCCTCGACCGGCAACGTCGAGGCCATCGGCGACATCAGCTTCACGATGGGCGCCGGACAGCTGGTGTGCATCGTCGGGCCGTCGGGCTGCGGCAAGACCACGCTCCTGAAGTGCATCGCGGGCCTCCTCGGCCCCACGTCGGGGGTGGTCGAGCTGCACGGACGCCGCGTCACGGCGCCGCCGCCGAACATGGCCCTGGTGTTCCAGGAGTACGGGCGCAGCCTCTACCCGTGGCTCACCGTGCGAGGCAACGTCGAGCTGCCGCTCAAGCACAAGAAGCTCTCGCGTGCCGACCGGGACCGGCTGATCGACGACGCCCTGACCGCGGTCGGGCTCGAGCACGCCGCCGGGAGCTACCCCTGGCAGCTGTCAGGTGGCATGCAGCAGCGCGTCGCGATCGCTCGGGCCGTCGCGTATCAGCCCGAGGTGCTGATCATGGACGAGCCCTTCGCCGCCGTCGATGCGCAGACGCGTGCCGACCTCGAGGACCTCGTGCGCACCCTGCACCGCGAGCGCGGCATGTCGATCCTCTTCGTCACGCATGACATCGACGAGTCCGTGTACCTCGGCGAACGCGTCATCGTGCTGTCGAAGTCGCCGACGTGGGTGCAGGAGGACCTCGCCATCGACCTCGACGCCGATCGCGACCAGATCACCACGCGCGCCCTGCCGCGCTTCACCGAGCTGCGCACCCACGTGTACGAGCAGATCCAGCGCGCGAAGCGGGGCGAGGCCGTGCGTCCCGGGACGAGCGCGGCGTGA
- a CDS encoding ABC transporter permease: MTLYTSTVVTPRPRSRAWATFGENTAYALGLPILLLVIWGIWSSISSAPFFPSPLVIAEAFVETWVGPAFFADVLPSLGRLAISIVLAVVLGIAVGTVIGLVRWLRELLEPIFEFFRAVPPPVLIPIVAVLVGANDTMKVVVMVTGAVWPVLLNTIEGVRATDSVMTETARSFALTRGERLRYLVLPAASPRIMTGVRQCLSIALILMVISEMFFSSSGLGYQIVFFQRNYLIAQMWSGIVLLGLIGVLLAVIFGFVERRVLRWYHGIKEVERA; this comes from the coding sequence GTGACCCTCTATACGAGCACCGTGGTCACGCCGCGGCCGCGCTCCCGGGCGTGGGCGACCTTCGGCGAGAACACCGCCTACGCGCTCGGCCTCCCGATCCTCCTGCTGGTGATCTGGGGCATCTGGTCGTCGATCTCGTCCGCACCGTTCTTCCCGAGCCCGCTCGTCATCGCCGAGGCGTTCGTCGAGACGTGGGTCGGACCGGCCTTCTTCGCCGACGTGCTGCCGAGCCTCGGGCGCCTCGCGATCAGCATCGTGCTGGCCGTCGTCCTCGGCATCGCCGTCGGCACGGTGATCGGCCTGGTGCGGTGGCTGCGCGAGCTGCTCGAGCCGATCTTCGAGTTCTTCCGGGCCGTGCCGCCTCCCGTGCTCATCCCGATCGTCGCCGTGCTCGTCGGCGCGAACGACACCATGAAGGTCGTGGTGATGGTCACCGGCGCCGTGTGGCCGGTGCTGCTGAACACCATCGAGGGGGTCCGCGCCACCGACTCGGTCATGACCGAGACCGCGCGGTCCTTCGCCCTCACCCGCGGCGAGCGGCTCCGGTACCTCGTGCTGCCCGCTGCGAGCCCGCGCATCATGACGGGCGTGCGCCAGTGCCTCTCGATCGCCCTCATCCTCATGGTCATCTCGGAGATGTTCTTCTCGTCGTCCGGGCTGGGCTATCAGATCGTCTTCTTCCAGCGGAACTACCTCATCGCCCAGATGTGGAGCGGCATCGTGCTGCTCGGCCTCATCGGCGTGCTGCTCGCGGTGATCTTCGGATTCGTCGAGCGTCGGGTGCTGCGCTGGTACCACGGAATCAAGGAGGTCGAGCGTGCCTGA